A window of the Roseovarius sp. S88 genome harbors these coding sequences:
- the bluB gene encoding 5,6-dimethylbenzimidazole synthase, with product MSTFSQDFQSELSELMRWRRDVRHFRTDPVDATVLSACLDAFLLAPSVGLSEPWRLVRLESEAARQAALTNFTAANAEALEGYAGDRAQLYSRLKLSGMQEAPVQLAVFCDEATDKGQGLGAGTMPEMRRYSVVAAITQFWLAARAAGLGVGWVSILDPEQLQRDLDVPESWRLVAYLCVGWPEADHQSPELERAGWEDRRGTLPIEER from the coding sequence ATGTCGACGTTTTCCCAAGACTTCCAGTCTGAGCTGTCGGAATTGATGCGGTGGCGGCGTGATGTGCGCCACTTCCGCACCGATCCGGTGGACGCCACGGTTTTGTCCGCCTGTCTTGACGCCTTTCTCTTGGCCCCATCCGTGGGGCTGAGCGAGCCATGGCGGCTTGTCCGTCTTGAAAGCGAGGCGGCCCGGCAGGCGGCGCTGACAAATTTCACCGCGGCCAATGCCGAGGCGCTCGAAGGCTATGCCGGAGACCGCGCACAGCTTTACAGCCGCCTGAAACTCTCGGGCATGCAAGAGGCCCCGGTGCAACTGGCGGTCTTTTGCGACGAGGCCACCGACAAAGGTCAGGGCCTTGGCGCGGGCACCATGCCAGAGATGCGCCGTTACTCGGTGGTGGCCGCCATCACGCAATTCTGGCTTGCTGCGCGCGCGGCGGGCCTGGGTGTGGGGTGGGTGTCGATCCTGGATCCCGAACAGCTGCAGCGCGATCTTGATGTCCCGGAAAGCTGGCGGCTGGTGGCCTATCTCTGCGTCGGCTGGCCCGAGGCCGATCACCAATCCCCCGAGTTGGAACGCGCCGGATGGGAAGACCGCCGCGGCACCCTGCCCATAGAGGAACGCTAG
- a CDS encoding chorismate mutase, which translates to MTDASNRAADLLKEHRESIDRLDAILVYTLGERFKHTQAVGKLKAEHDLPPSDPTREAAQIARLEDLANRADLDPEFAKKFLNFIIAEVIQHHKQHQT; encoded by the coding sequence ATGACTGACGCAAGCAACCGTGCCGCAGACCTTCTCAAGGAGCATCGGGAAAGCATCGACCGACTCGATGCCATTCTCGTCTACACGCTGGGCGAGCGGTTCAAGCACACCCAAGCTGTGGGCAAGCTCAAGGCCGAACATGACCTTCCCCCGTCCGATCCCACCCGCGAAGCGGCGCAGATCGCACGGCTTGAAGATTTGGCAAACCGGGCCGATCTCGACCCGGAATTCGCCAAGAAATTCCTGAATTTTATCATCGCTGAAGTCATTCAGCACCACAAACAACATCAAACGTAG
- a CDS encoding GNAT family N-acetyltransferase, which yields MTDVPELTTERLVLRGPVGDDFAIFAAFYASDAARYIGGPLGIADAWRLFAADVGHWSLKGFGWWTVIEDDTVVGSVGLHHPAHHDDIEIGWNTYSGAEGRGIATEAATAALNWAASVLKPERLVSYIAESNLASMKLAERLGATLQPGRASHAADNLIYLHDLSRYAK from the coding sequence TTGACTGACGTTCCTGAACTCACGACCGAACGTCTGGTGCTGCGCGGCCCAGTCGGAGACGATTTCGCCATATTTGCCGCATTCTACGCTTCGGACGCTGCCCGTTATATTGGCGGGCCGCTAGGCATTGCCGATGCGTGGAGGCTGTTTGCCGCAGATGTTGGGCATTGGTCGCTAAAGGGATTTGGCTGGTGGACGGTGATCGAAGACGATACCGTGGTGGGCTCCGTCGGTTTGCACCACCCCGCCCATCATGATGACATAGAGATTGGCTGGAATACATATTCCGGCGCCGAAGGGCGCGGCATAGCAACCGAGGCTGCAACCGCAGCCCTAAACTGGGCCGCCTCCGTGCTGAAACCAGAACGCCTCGTCAGCTACATCGCCGAAAGCAATCTAGCCTCGATGAAGCTGGCCGAACGACTAGGAGCAACTTTGCAGCCTGGGCGCGCATCCCATGCTGCCGACAACCTGATCTACCTGCACGATCTTTCGAGGTACGCAAAATGA
- a CDS encoding GNAT family N-acetyltransferase has protein sequence MGHRDIPTLDTKRLILRAPASEDYPDFKATFASYRSRFMGGPLNAYETWMLYAAEIGHWEIRGYGMWMIHDRATDETLGMAGGWFPAKWPEREIAWIIWPDKAGHGYALEAVHKVRGFLYAQGGWDSAVSYIDPKNLDSIRLAERLGCVKDPDAPTIDGSDAVYRHPSPDRLTSGQILDGIELEIAHYADPLFKPKGWALD, from the coding sequence ATGGGCCATCGCGATATCCCGACATTGGACACCAAACGGCTGATCCTGCGCGCCCCTGCATCCGAGGATTACCCGGATTTCAAGGCCACCTTTGCCTCTTACCGCTCGCGGTTCATGGGTGGTCCGCTCAATGCTTATGAGACCTGGATGCTCTATGCCGCCGAGATCGGCCATTGGGAAATTCGCGGCTATGGCATGTGGATGATCCACGACCGTGCCACAGACGAAACGCTGGGCATGGCTGGGGGATGGTTTCCGGCCAAATGGCCCGAGCGTGAGATTGCCTGGATCATCTGGCCCGACAAGGCCGGGCATGGCTATGCGCTGGAAGCGGTCCACAAGGTCCGCGGCTTCCTCTATGCCCAGGGCGGCTGGGACAGCGCGGTCAGCTACATTGACCCCAAGAACCTCGATTCCATCCGGCTGGCAGAGCGTCTTGGCTGTGTGAAGGACCCTGACGCGCCCACGATTGACGGCTCCGACGCGGTCTATCGCCACCCAAGCCCTGATCGTCTTACATCCGGTCAAATTCTCGACGGCATCGAGCTTGAGATCGCGCACTATGCCGACCCCCTCTTTAAACCGAAAGGATGGGCTCTTGACTGA